Below is a window of Humulus lupulus chromosome 2, drHumLupu1.1, whole genome shotgun sequence DNA.
gttgtcatttaataattctccatgccaataccatttactataactcatatcaaatccccgacaaaatacatgatcctttatcatggtaatattcccctttactccattaccacaatcgatacaaggacaacgaattttttgtggatcactataattctttaggcaaaactttaaaaatttgttgaatccatcttgaaattgtgatgtttctctcctctcaagcatccatgatttatccatactaataacaatattaagtTCCTAATAAGctagaaaaaaacttatattaggttctagtcttataaaatttttaaaaaattcgacagagtatcctctatttctataacataccgtaatttcataattacctataaaaccaatacaaacaaacacaataatcaagcatagatgaatccatcattattaggttctagtcttataattttttttaaaaattcggcagagtatcctctgtttctatagcataccgtaatttcataattacctatagaaccaattaaaacaaacacaataatcaagcatagatgaatccatcattattaggttctagtcttataaaatttttaaaaaattcggtagagtatcctctgtttctatagcataccgcaatttcaaaatttcctattacaacaacacaaacaaacacaacaaTCAAGCATAatgaatccatccttatatcaccacagcacacaaatttcccagagcctacttcactaattttcaaacataactttcactaaatctaatatggATGATTTAATTagccttatctttatacataaatcttgtagtaatataaataaaaaaaataactaaccttcaatattactcttcaattcacccgaaatgaacaacaaagttcactaCTCAATCAatgaccctactaaaacattacataattagtaaactacataattaattatcaaaccaataaataaaaaaaaaaagcaaactagttaaagaaactaatgaacaacactttgatcatcttcaagctatttatttttttcaaatatttaaaaagcaaatttatctattgtcacaatttctaaaattcactaatatacatatatatttataataaacctaatttttatcatattatttaacctaacaaaacaaacaaataattagaaaagttaacaaaatattaataatattaattataaaattcagaatagtaaaaaaaattaaaaagaaaacatagaaaaatataaAATCATCATCAAAACCATACtttagtaatctatacctgttttgaagctcaaaattaCCTTGCAATGACAAAACTCCGGTCAAAATCCAgcaagaaacaccaagaaaccATGGAGAAAATACTCACGGCcaaattttttttctctataaaacaaaaaaaaaacagatttttggactatatttcgaTTTATAATGAAGAAATGTagcaagaaaaaaaagaaaaaaaaaagggtttggagaatgaaaatgggtgttggctcacggttgttaatggaggtttttggggttTTTTTGCACAGAGGAGAGAGAAGGGTTTGAGGGATATGACCATTCGGGTTGGGGAAGAGGGTTATAtaacccttttacttcggtttttaggtaaaaaccgaagtagaaagtgcattttctacttcggtttttacctaaaaaccgaagtaaaaggtgcACAAGGGTCGCGTTTGGCTTGgccattttttcacatttttattatctctaaacataagtcacgggcttgtgcaaccaaacacggtcctcttcaatttgaatttttcacttcgtttttttaaaaaagcgaagtagtatgtaatttttttcagagcgccaatttcaaaagcgaagtaaaagagtttgaaaatgTTTTTACTTCAGTgtttttgtatgctcactataaacactgaagtaaaagcctatatttctagtagtgtgaATATATGTATAAGATTTTAGTGTAATATATAGTTAAAATTGTTGTAGTGGACCCATAATTAGTGAATCTACTAATGATcatgaaacttttttttttgtcaactAGTCTATAGtatctaaaataattttttttaaaaaaatcatatatataataatttgtaCTTGGATTAACGATAAGTGTGACCTAAAATATAATCAATTTTAATTGTATTAGTAATATTAAAACAAGTGTAGTTAGCCTAATTAATATTTAGAAAAagattgacaaaaaaaaaaaaaaaacaagtactGCAAGGTTTATTTAGGAAATTTTTCTAAAATAGAGAGAGAGTTTTGGTATTTCTCAAAATAGATTGTCAAAATTAGTACTAGCTAGAGAGAGAGGACTAAAATTGATATTTGTAATCTTCATTTTATTCCAAATAGTTGCAGATGAGATTTATATAATATTGATTCCTTCGATACTTTTATTTTGATTCCCTTAAATAGATTTGGTGGTCTTTTTGATCTGTAAATTATTGTGTTgtgaatttttattttgttttggttGATTTTATATAGTTCCCGTTTGGGTTGATCCTGAATGAGGAAGAAGAATAGACCAATGAATCCCAactaatataataaaaataatgattatcaTATTATAAAAAGTTGACTATTTGCAAGCTACACATTAGTATATGCATATTTGCATCTTAATATTATTTAAAGACTTATAAAAGCTAGTAAATAAAGTTCATAACATTAATTTCACACATAATACATCAAATCAGTACTACATTTTACAACATAAATAACAACAATGCTAATATAATACACAGACTGTTATTTAGATTCATTTTACAAATATTAATAGCAAATCTAATAGAATAGTTGGCGTTGGCGAggctgaaagagagaaaagaaagcaAAGGCTGAACTTATCATATCACGAAAGATAAAATAGTTCAAGCAAACATATACTATTGGTAGAAAGGGGaatgaaaaatagagaaaatagatGACAGTTGTCCCTTCAAGAAATTCATTGTATAGAATAAATGTTGCACCAAAAGATATGGCCATGGCTCCTATTGAGGTGAAAAGTGATGTGCTTCCAATCATCAATTTCAATGGCAAGTAAATGAGGAAGTCATTCACTGCATATCGAGAGGTGAGAATTGATAAGAAGAACAATAATGAGAGAGCAGATGAAACTAAAGCTATTCCATCAGCAAGAGAGAAAGCCAAAAAGAATGAATGGCTCAAAAGAATAGGTTTTCCAGAATTTTGGTCAAATCCTCCAGGGACACTAAAGGCAGCGCTGAAAGCAACTGTAGCAATAAGTGTTGCAACAATCATTGAGGATTTAGCGGTATCTTTTATCCATTTCTCCCCAGCTTTTCTCATGCCTTCATGTTTCTCTACAAATACCTCTTCTGGTGTTTTGTCTTGGCCATTTGTCATTTTCATGAGTGAAGGGTAAACCATCTTTTTTACCTCCTTCATTCAATGaacaaaaaattattatattatgatCCACAAAAATTATCAAATAAGACAAGAATAATATAAAGTGACAATATATACAAAGAAACTATTTTGTCAAACTCCACCCCTTATGATATCATTGCAAAATAATTATTTACAATATATGTAATATATTAAAATTGGTACAACTAATTATTTACCTTGAACCATAAGGCGTCCCGGTGCATTTGAAGAGCTGCTCCAGATAAACGATTACGTTTGCTGAGAGGTGATAATTCTGCAGCCAAATGTAATATGTTTTTTCTTTCCTCTTCAGAATTGATGATCTCTTCATTTACGATCATGTCTGCAATTGAGCCCAATTCATGAAGAAGATTGAATATTCCTTCATAACGATTTTCAACTGCTAAATGAAATATACTTCCGTGTTTTTTATCCGATTTCCAAACTATATCTGGATTGCGCCTTATCAGTTCAACCACCATTAAAGTGTTCCCAGAATTCGCTGCTTGAAATAGTAGGCATGTTGCTTCATGACATTTGGGATCATTGTAGGCCAGTGGGAGAAGTTTCTTTATTAATTCACGACAATTATCACGTTGTTTCCTTAGTTTCCCCTTGCAGCAACTTCCCATtatgcctatatatatatatatatatcatcaggGATATTAAATAATGATCTCTTTCGTAACAAGTGGTGCAACATGTTTTAAACTTGTTTGTGTAAACACGATGTTAAATACACATATGCAAATATATGTAGTCTCTTTTATATATGGTGCATAATTAATATACGACATTATATATGATAAGTCGCGAAGTAGAATACTTCAATCTAAGTGATAGTAAGAAAGATTCATGTCCCAATATAATAAAGATTGTAAAGGAAATCAGGAACAAAAGTACCGCCCACATAAAATTTCAAAGCATGGAAGATCGTGAGAATTAAGTTGAAgaatcacatttttttttttgaaaaatacgaCCCCCATTGAAGATCAAATTCATATCTCTAAATGTGAATGCTTGTGGACTTAATTAATTAGGATTGTGAAATCTTGAGTTCACTTTTGCAGGAAAATGATTTCATGCTTAGTATTCCATGAAATCAACAAACAACCCAgagtaaatttattaatttagtcATTTCTTATATATGCGGGAGTTGATTTCAAAGTATCATTTCCCAAGGtaaataatttccataatttaccAAGATTTATCATCCAGAATTTTTACATCGAATGTTATTTATGTACATGAATAAAATGTAGTATGAGAATCAAATTATTGTATATTGTTCGGCAAATACTGTGACCATTGTCGAGCCAATTCAAGAATACGCACATATTAGTTTGAAATTAGTAAATTGTTTATCTAAGACTAAACGCAATAAAGGATAAAGCTAGCTTTAAGATAAACTCAGCTATATTTTATATTTTCTGCTGTATTGATCTTTTCTGCTTAAAGATAAGAATGAGCCAAGGTTACAATTTATACAAGGAAGCTgaatattttatgtaataaccaTATTTTGTGAAGATGTTTTTCTGAATGGCAAATCATGATCTCAATTACATCTGTATTGTGTGTTTGTTGCATCAGGTGGTCTCAGTGTTTTCACTTGCCACGTAAGATGAGTTTTCAGTTAGCTTTAACTAATTTTGGTTAAGTGGTTGTTAATGGTTCTGTTAGGATTAGTTAGCTGAACATATATACACGTCGTTTTGGGTCTTGGACCAGCTGGAACTAATGAACTAATTTTTCACAAAGAGTTTTTGTTGTTGTCTTCTTGGTTCTACTCTCTTGTCTTTGATGTGGGTTTTTGTTAAAGTTTGAAGCTTCATTCTTGGAGCTGATTTTGAAATACTTGAAGCTGAACAACAGAGAGATCTGTTCTAAAATTTCTGAAGGGATTTTAACATTACTTCTAATTAATAGATTTAGAAGAAAAAAGATTGAGTGTGAGACTAAGTAGGTGAATGTAATTCTTTCTATGTGTTTCATTCGTTCTTTAGCAAATTAGTGTTTTGAGATTGTAATTAGTAAAGAACATGATTTGATATGGTGAAAGTTTTTACCCTAGTCTTTGTAACCCAAGAAGTAGTTGATTTATTCAGTGAACTTTGCAAAAATCATTGTGTATTTTTACTTTCTTCTAGCTTGCCTATTATAgaatcactacaccaaatactcctttccataacacatgaatataatagtaataaaaaagtattatgctaaACTAGTATATTGGGCCACTTTAGGAAAAAAAGGCGGTAATAATTACACATCCCGCCACTtagcatttttttttcatttgggaTACCTGGAAATTTGTGAGACCCGAGAGACCAATTCCtgtccttcaattccttcaacatttctgagacccGGGACCCATTTCCTctccttcaacatttctgagacccATTTCCTTTCCCCATTTCTTCGGCTTGGTACTACATCTGAactcctcactctctctctcgtctatctctatctctctgtcaacCTTCAATTTCTAGTCGTTGGGATCCTCGAGCGAGAAAAAGAGAAATAAAAGGGGAATATCACTTtcgtttcctttttttttatggtttttcttttctttcatgaTCCGGTTCTGAATTTTGATGGTTTCTCTGATTCCTCTTTTGCTCCGCCGCAAGAGCTACTCTGATTGTCCCTCAGGCGTGGACTAAGGCTCGACGACTATGGGACATAGGCAGGGACTAAAGGTTGACGATGATGGGATGCAGACGGTGCTTTGGTGGTGAGGGCTAGATCGGTGCAGGTGGTGGTCGACTGTGTCTTGTGCAAGGTCGGGGATAGACGGGGACTAAAGGGTGACGAATGGGTAAGATTTTTTCtcacctattttttttttatttttttgcaaaaGAATTAGCATAAAACATGTGAACTATTTTATGTCTGGTTTATGCTGGAGTTTCAAGGGGTATTCAGTTGAATCATGTATGTTTTTTTCTGACATAAATTCATACAGGATTCTGATTAGACTGCATCCAGCAATTTGGCGCTTAGTTCATGGCATGGCTGTTGTTTACCTTGTTGCTCTCACATTTTTGCTTTTTCAGGTCAGCTCTTCTCTTTCCTATCTGTATAGTGATCCttttttccaaaaaataaaaattattggaGAGTTAATATTATTGGAAAAGTATGCTCTGATTTTGGTGTTTTAGTTTTGAATATTTAATGGAGAGTTACTAAGTTGTAGCAAGAATTTGAAAATTGGATCATATTGTTTGGAGTAGAAATACATGtgttttagtgtttttttttcatGTAAACCGAAAATCATGGATTCCCTGTACTTTTTAGCATAAGAAATTTTCTTGTCATGTCTCATTTTCTGTTTCTTGTGAACCTTTGTTATTGACACCGAGTTAGATGCATTTTTTACTGACTTAGGTCAAAAGAACACTAGAATAATTTACACCAGCTCAGTGGGACAAAGATGAGTGGCATCCCCTGCTTGGTCCATGGCGTTTCATTCAAGTTGTTAGTCTTTGTATTGGTAGTTGCTAACAGATTACCAGTCTCTGCTGTAAGGAAAGGTGAAGATGTATGGCATTTAGAGATTAGTGCTGGGGGTTTAGTCAGTGCTCTTCTGGGTATGCAATTCCTACTCTTCATTTTTTAAGATTGTTTGgtctatttatatttatattaagatTGTTTACTTGATGATATTATTGCGTGTCTAACAAAATAGTTTCCCGTATTAATAGTTTTTTGTTACTTTTTTTACCTGATGATTTGGTTTTTTTCTTTGTAAACTTGTTATTCACTTGTCTGTGTGGTATAGATTCAGATCGCTTTATACGTGCACTGGAGCTTCCTCAAGTCCAGGAACACATCAGAGAACTTAAAGAAAGATTTGTTGGGCGGAaggtaaataatatattttaagaaTAAAAGTATGCCATGCATACACTCAACTTCCACAACATAATGGGAACATGTATTAATTCTTAAGCATAATTTATCTCACTGTCTAGTTTCCTATGACATGAAGTTTTAGGATAGTTGGTCGCTTGATATGCTTTGAGACCTTGTTTATGATATTCCTGTTTGGTTCTTTTACTGTAAAGCTATTAGATAATTATTAGTCCTTACCTTCCTAGTGACACATTTCTATTTATCCTATGATGCATTCCAATTTTCTTACTTAATTTATTTCTACACATACCTTTTTTCTCTTGATTTCCTTATTGTAAACTTACCTGCCCACCCTCTCTTTCCCTACTTCCTTTGGGGTTTGAAAAAGCTATCTTAAAAGTCATTTTTTAATTGTTATGATGTGttttaatcttttcttttctggaATTACTGagcttgttttttttcttttttgtttcttgttgTTTCTAGTTTTATGGTGCAACAACATTTTTCATTCATAGATCAGACTTTAGTGTCTCCTTGATTATGCTTTATATGAAGGTAAGAGCTTAATGGCTCTttatttggaaataaattttagTACTTAAAATTTTTTTTAGTACTTTCTTTAAAATTACTAAAGAGATGTCAAATGAAAATATGAAATGAATAATGTGGCACTAGAATATTGAAGTGCTAGTGTGGTAGTGAACAACTAGCAGAACATGTTTAACTATTTGCTCTGTACTTGTTTTCAATATGCTATTGAGGTTGCTTTTCTGTGAAAATACATTAAGATATGTGGGATTATGGCCTCTGTTTCAATGTGCAACATAAAGCTTCCTGATTTGATTTTGATTATAGCTTTATAGAACTAGTAGTAGCCATTTTCATGGCTCATATTCTGAAGGATATTTTTTAAGAGCTTTGCTTTCCTTTTACTCATTACAGAGATAGCAAAACTAGGAAAGTTTAAAGATtgatgatgtaacgccctacttccttagagccgttaccaagtgagttttttaaaagaaaactttgtgcaataactcgctaaccgaggttttgaaacgaaagtgtgactaattaaaagttaaggctgtaatctttgaaaatgcgttgattcaataaaaacttctagtattaaacatttgggatcccaaaataaggtttgcaaaccatttacatcttgaaataagtttaagTTGATCAGTTCTAgaaatcgtagattattacagccattttcgaataaacccccaaccaaagcagtcgggcaggccaaacatgtacgcgtcgcttcacgctctccgtactcatggttggttgacccagcctttgcccttacctgcaacacggagcacccgtgagccgaagcccagcaagaaaactcatgcagtacataagATATgaaaattatacagttaatcatatcaaacaatccacagataaacaagtcaaccaataGACTAAGCAATTACGACCATGCCgacccagaagccttaccgaagcttggggtctcggtcctcaccgtaaggatctcacatgtatccactgggtcctaccctgactataagcatcccatgtgccaagtgttacttccggccccgctgccgttctctgccctgccgccctcggccatagccgttcatttcactataatcacatatagcataaaatcaaacaacattcaaacaaatatcaattcatttaagtctgcaccctaacatgtaatgcaatatagggtcgtgccctgcaatcatctcatcatgcaacatgcaatatagggctgtgccccgcaatcacactatgggcccatgccctatcctacgggtgttatagttttcttacttgtattccgatcctcctgatgcactaaagccgcgagcacggtcctctagcacgagcctctccaataacctagtcacaacacacatgaaacatcctttaatactaatcaattcaaaaccg
It encodes the following:
- the LOC133817443 gene encoding ankyrin repeat-containing protein ITN1-like isoform X1 translates to MVDYLYQYGESAVGVAVGTWTMDSKIAFLNICIHAGFYDVALRIPLDQQNVGSNRVDMASNNEVTSFHNQQNSESSRNIRKSMMILAQNPMPDDNDGLLNAGIMGSCCKGKLRKQRDNCRELIKKLLPLAYNDPKCHEATCLLFQAANSGNTLMVVELIRRNPDIVWKSDKKHGSIFHLAVENRYEGIFNLLHELGSIADMIVNEEIINSEEERKNILHLAAELSPLSKRNRLSGAALQMHRDALWFKEVKKMVYPSLMKMTNGQDKTPEEVFVEKHEGMRKAGEKWIKDTAKSSMIVATLIATVAFSAAFSVPGGFDQNSGKPILLSHSFFLAFSLADGIALVSSALSLLFFLSILTSRYAVNDFLIYLPLKLMIGSTSLFTSIGAMAISFGATFILYNEFLEGTTVIYFLYFSFPFLPIVYVCLNYFIFRDMISSAFAFFSLFQPRQRQLFY
- the LOC133817443 gene encoding ankyrin repeat-containing protein ITN1-like isoform X3 gives rise to the protein MLKELKDRNWSLGSHKFPGIMGSCCKGKLRKQRDNCRELIKKLLPLAYNDPKCHEATCLLFQAANSGNTLMVVELIRRNPDIVWKSDKKHGSIFHLAVENRYEGIFNLLHELGSIADMIVNEEIINSEEERKNILHLAAELSPLSKRNRLSGAALQMHRDALWFKEVKKMVYPSLMKMTNGQDKTPEEVFVEKHEGMRKAGEKWIKDTAKSSMIVATLIATVAFSAAFSVPGGFDQNSGKPILLSHSFFLAFSLADGIALVSSALSLLFFLSILTSRYAVNDFLIYLPLKLMIGSTSLFTSIGAMAISFGATFILYNEFLEGTTVIYFLYFSFPFLPIVYVCLNYFIFRDMISSAFAFFSLFQPRQRQLFY
- the LOC133817443 gene encoding ankyrin repeat-containing protein ITN1-like isoform X2 encodes the protein MVDYLYQYGESAVGVAVGTWTMDSKIAFLNICIHAGFYDMASNNEVTSFHNQQNSESSRNIRKSMMILAQNPMPDDNDGLLNAGIMGSCCKGKLRKQRDNCRELIKKLLPLAYNDPKCHEATCLLFQAANSGNTLMVVELIRRNPDIVWKSDKKHGSIFHLAVENRYEGIFNLLHELGSIADMIVNEEIINSEEERKNILHLAAELSPLSKRNRLSGAALQMHRDALWFKEVKKMVYPSLMKMTNGQDKTPEEVFVEKHEGMRKAGEKWIKDTAKSSMIVATLIATVAFSAAFSVPGGFDQNSGKPILLSHSFFLAFSLADGIALVSSALSLLFFLSILTSRYAVNDFLIYLPLKLMIGSTSLFTSIGAMAISFGATFILYNEFLEGTTVIYFLYFSFPFLPIVYVCLNYFIFRDMISSAFAFFSLFQPRQRQLFY
- the LOC133817444 gene encoding uncharacterized protein LOC133817444 isoform X1; its protein translation is MSGIPCLVHGVSFKLLVFVLVVANRLPVSAVRKGEDVWHLEISAGGLVSALLDSDRFIRALELPQVQEHIRELKERFVGRKFYGATTFFIHRSDFSVSLIMLYMKAERTFLKRDCRSLMHPQAVVADSDLHLEFMAVQISN
- the LOC133817444 gene encoding alpha,alpha-trehalose-phosphate synthase [UDP-forming] 1-like isoform X2 → MSGIPCLVHGVSFKLLVFVLVVANRLPVSAVRKGEDVWHLEISAGGLVSALLDSDRFIRALELPQVQEHIRELKERFVGRKFYGATTFFIHRSDFSVSLIMLYMKVGEKDS